Proteins from a genomic interval of Calorimonas adulescens:
- the terL gene encoding phage terminase large subunit, protein MANNVRILKPQEGPQEAFLSSSADIVIYGGAAGGGKTYGLLLEPLRHKNNPKYGAVIFRRNAIQVTIEGGLLDESREIYAGIRGAELRMSPRPTWIFNGGAKVGFAHIESDDDLPKWQGAQICYIGFDELTHFTEHQFFYMLIRNRSTCGVKPYIRATCNPDADSWVAKFIEWWIDQDTGYPIPERSGVIRWFIRRNEVVTWANTKEELWERFNLVTPEERREPKSVTFIVSTVYDNKILLEKDPSYLANLKAQSLIERERMLHGNWKIKPAAGLFFKRTQVNMIPAIPEDVVRWVRAWDLAATTDEESKESAFTAGVLIGKRKNGRYVVADVINERMSASDVRTTIKNTATTDLVRFKRVRIRLPQDPGQAGKEQAQSYIKFLAGFDVTAIPESGNKEVRAEPMAAQWQAGNFDVVVGDWNEIYFNQLESFPASKFKDMVDASSSAFAELELENVFNLNSLIT, encoded by the coding sequence ATGGCTAATAACGTCCGAATACTGAAACCGCAGGAGGGGCCGCAGGAGGCGTTTTTATCGTCCTCTGCTGACATAGTGATATACGGAGGTGCTGCTGGAGGAGGAAAGACCTACGGGTTACTGCTTGAGCCACTGAGACACAAAAACAACCCAAAGTATGGCGCAGTAATCTTCCGAAGAAATGCAATCCAGGTAACGATTGAAGGAGGTTTACTTGACGAGAGCCGTGAAATCTACGCTGGAATCAGAGGAGCGGAACTCAGGATGTCCCCGCGTCCGACGTGGATTTTCAACGGTGGTGCGAAAGTTGGATTTGCCCACATTGAAAGCGACGATGACCTCCCAAAATGGCAGGGAGCCCAGATATGCTATATCGGATTTGATGAGCTCACGCACTTCACTGAGCACCAGTTTTTCTATATGCTCATACGTAACCGTTCGACGTGCGGCGTAAAACCGTATATCCGAGCGACATGTAACCCAGATGCGGATAGTTGGGTGGCTAAGTTCATTGAATGGTGGATAGACCAAGACACCGGATACCCTATTCCAGAACGCTCAGGTGTCATTCGCTGGTTCATCCGAAGAAATGAGGTAGTCACATGGGCAAACACAAAAGAAGAGCTCTGGGAACGCTTCAATCTGGTTACACCGGAAGAACGCAGAGAGCCAAAGTCGGTCACATTCATTGTCAGCACAGTCTACGATAACAAGATACTGTTGGAAAAAGACCCGTCGTACCTTGCTAACCTTAAAGCCCAGTCCCTCATCGAGAGAGAACGTATGCTCCACGGCAACTGGAAGATAAAACCGGCTGCCGGATTGTTCTTTAAGCGAACGCAAGTCAATATGATACCAGCCATACCGGAGGATGTTGTCAGATGGGTTAGAGCATGGGACCTTGCGGCGACCACTGATGAGGAGAGCAAGGAGTCGGCCTTCACAGCGGGAGTTCTTATAGGGAAACGAAAAAATGGACGATATGTAGTAGCTGATGTAATCAATGAACGAATGTCGGCATCAGATGTTAGGACTACCATAAAGAACACGGCGACAACAGACCTTGTTCGTTTCAAGAGGGTTCGGATTAGACTTCCGCAGGACCCAGGACAGGCAGGAAAAGAACAGGCGCAAAGCTACATCAAGTTCCTCGCTGGATTCGACGTTACTGCAATACCGGAATCCGGAAACAAAGAGGTACGTGCGGAACCGATGGCGGCTCAATGGCAAGCCGGAAATTTCGACGTGGTTGTTGGGGATTGGAACGAAATCTATTTCAACCAGCTTGAAAGTTTTCCTGCCAGTAAGTTTAAAGACATGGTTGATGCCAGCAGCTCAGCTTTTGCAGAGCTTGAACTTGAAAATGTATTCAACCTTAACAGCCTAATTACTTAA
- a CDS encoding LuxR family transcriptional regulator produces the protein MAAPKKYNPKYHDAWAWSLAMKGCDNKEIAEAMGVSVRTILRWSKTTDANGNEVLTSFGEALQEGKDAADAKVEKKLYERALGYDVEESENVVDIDTNGNIKPVRRKTTKKHVPPDTMAIMYWLNNRRRGEWSQKQDVNISTDNGEDVVIYMPANGRDSDG, from the coding sequence ATGGCTGCACCTAAGAAATACAATCCGAAATATCACGATGCCTGGGCATGGTCACTTGCCATGAAGGGATGTGACAACAAGGAAATAGCTGAGGCGATGGGGGTATCGGTCAGGACAATTCTCAGATGGTCCAAAACAACCGATGCTAACGGAAACGAAGTTCTCACATCGTTCGGCGAAGCGTTGCAGGAAGGGAAGGATGCAGCAGATGCCAAAGTTGAAAAGAAGCTTTACGAAAGGGCACTCGGATATGATGTCGAAGAATCGGAGAACGTTGTTGATATAGACACTAACGGAAATATCAAACCGGTTAGGAGAAAAACAACCAAGAAGCACGTTCCTCCGGACACGATGGCAATTATGTACTGGCTCAATAATCGCAGACGAGGAGAATGGTCTCAGAAGCAGGATGTGAACATAAGCACGGACAATGGAGAGGATGTGGTAATCTACATGCCTGCGAATGGGCGTGATAGTGATGGCTAA
- a CDS encoding ParB N-terminal domain-containing protein — MEEATSKIQVDKLADLGSGLIIAKVKIANIKEQDINARIMKPEMFKQLVDNIKKRGQLESLPLCVLVGDKIEIISGHHRIRAAREAGMDEVVVILDISGLSRSQIAAKQIAHNAISGFDDQSTLKEIVKLIEDVDDMLESYIGKEILEQPMAELEKLLSPKVEFDWRNITFTFLPHQLKDLEKLIAALESTKPDFIGVAPIEEHKPFMEAINKYQKFANVKNTGSAIHAMIRCTEQMFEDIGYEESQEWVQLTSIFGSSAVPKEAADVISEAVKKMCEEGIVGQKNKWQAIEYWAADFLAGR; from the coding sequence ATGGAAGAAGCAACGAGCAAAATCCAAGTCGATAAGTTAGCCGACCTGGGTTCCGGCCTTATTATAGCAAAAGTAAAGATAGCCAACATCAAGGAACAGGACATCAACGCCAGAATAATGAAGCCGGAGATGTTCAAGCAGTTGGTTGACAATATAAAAAAGAGGGGGCAACTTGAAAGCCTCCCTTTGTGCGTTTTGGTCGGAGATAAGATTGAAATTATATCGGGACATCACAGAATACGTGCGGCACGTGAAGCTGGCATGGATGAAGTTGTAGTCATACTGGATATCAGCGGCTTAAGCCGTTCTCAAATAGCAGCAAAACAGATTGCCCATAATGCCATTTCCGGATTCGATGACCAGTCAACACTCAAGGAGATAGTGAAGCTTATTGAGGATGTGGATGACATGCTTGAAAGCTACATCGGCAAAGAAATTCTCGAACAACCGATGGCGGAACTTGAGAAGCTCTTGTCTCCGAAGGTTGAGTTTGACTGGAGGAACATAACATTTACGTTCTTGCCTCACCAGTTAAAAGATCTGGAAAAGCTTATTGCCGCACTGGAAAGCACAAAACCGGACTTTATAGGGGTTGCTCCTATCGAAGAACATAAGCCTTTCATGGAAGCAATCAACAAGTACCAGAAGTTTGCCAATGTCAAAAATACCGGTTCTGCTATTCATGCAATGATACGATGCACTGAGCAGATGTTTGAGGACATTGGATACGAGGAAAGCCAGGAATGGGTACAGCTTACTTCAATATTCGGCAGCAGTGCTGTTCCTAAAGAAGCAGCAGATGTTATCTCGGAAGCTGTCAAAAAGATGTGTGAGGAAGGGATTGTCGGCCAGAAAAACAAGTGGCAGGCTATTGAGTATTGGGCTGCTGATTTTCTTGCCGGAAGGTAG
- a CDS encoding type II toxin-antitoxin system PemK/MazF family toxin has protein sequence MTDANVQPRRGDIFMADLTQHKIDSVCGVRPVLIIQNDKGNLHSTSVIAALITSKLKKYLPTHVKLYPDCGLRKKSIVLCEHIITLEKSMLKSYIGTVVNTKAEKQLNRALKVSLSLDPEGGEGRKPR, from the coding sequence ATGACAGACGCAAACGTTCAGCCGAGAAGAGGAGATATATTCATGGCGGACCTCACTCAGCACAAGATAGATTCCGTATGCGGAGTAAGGCCGGTGCTTATAATCCAGAACGATAAGGGAAATCTCCACAGCACAAGCGTAATCGCAGCCCTTATAACAAGCAAGCTGAAGAAATATCTCCCGACACATGTAAAGCTCTATCCTGATTGTGGTCTTCGGAAGAAAAGCATCGTTCTCTGTGAGCATATAATCACTCTGGAGAAAAGTATGCTGAAATCCTATATAGGAACTGTAGTAAATACCAAAGCAGAGAAGCAGTTGAACCGAGCCCTCAAGGTTTCTCTCTCCCTCGACCCCGAAGGGGGAGAGGGGAGAAAACCGAGGTAG
- the metK gene encoding methionine adenosyltransferase has product MRKLFTSESVTEGHPDKVCDRISDAVLDAILEKDPYARVACETAVTTGMVLVMGEISTDSYVDIPGTVRRTLKEIGYDGPDAGFDGNTCAVLTTIDEQSPDISMGVMGSLEAKNGSADEMDTLGAGDQGMVFGYACNETPEYLPLPIVLAHKLAYKLSQTRKDGTIPLILPDGKTQVTVEYGDDGKPVGINTIIVSTQHVPEITQEELTEALIAYVIDPVIKSYAKNLGIEGDNVNLFINPTGRFVKGGPAADSGLTGRKIIVDTYGGWGRHGGGAFSGKDPTKVDRSAAYMARYIAKNIVASGYADKCEIQIAYAIGVAEPVSVYVDTYGTGKKVDDLTLTKAVLECFDMRPKAIIDKLDLRRPIYKRTSAYGHFGNIIGDEDRTWEKTDMTISFDEAVKQVIRR; this is encoded by the coding sequence ATGAGAAAGCTATTTACATCAGAATCAGTAACAGAAGGACATCCCGATAAAGTGTGCGACAGGATATCTGACGCAGTGCTTGATGCAATACTCGAAAAAGACCCATACGCAAGAGTTGCCTGTGAAACAGCAGTAACTACCGGCATGGTACTTGTTATGGGGGAAATATCCACGGACAGTTACGTGGACATTCCTGGGACTGTCCGCAGGACATTAAAAGAAATTGGGTATGACGGACCGGATGCAGGATTCGATGGAAACACTTGTGCCGTATTGACAACTATAGACGAACAAAGTCCGGATATCAGCATGGGAGTTATGGGTTCCTTAGAGGCAAAAAACGGAAGCGCAGACGAAATGGACACATTGGGAGCAGGGGACCAGGGGATGGTTTTCGGGTATGCCTGTAATGAAACGCCTGAGTATCTTCCACTTCCAATTGTTCTCGCTCATAAACTGGCGTATAAGTTGTCACAGACACGAAAAGACGGAACAATTCCCTTGATACTTCCGGATGGAAAAACTCAGGTAACAGTTGAATATGGAGATGATGGGAAGCCTGTAGGAATTAATACAATTATTGTATCTACACAACATGTACCGGAAATTACCCAAGAAGAACTGACAGAAGCACTTATCGCATATGTTATAGACCCAGTAATTAAAAGCTATGCAAAAAACCTTGGGATAGAAGGGGACAATGTTAATCTATTTATCAATCCCACCGGACGTTTTGTAAAGGGAGGACCTGCCGCAGACAGCGGATTAACCGGCAGAAAAATCATAGTGGACACCTACGGAGGGTGGGGAAGGCACGGAGGAGGAGCATTCTCCGGAAAGGACCCAACAAAAGTAGACAGAAGTGCCGCATACATGGCGAGATATATAGCAAAGAACATTGTGGCTTCCGGATATGCGGATAAGTGCGAAATCCAGATAGCATATGCAATAGGCGTGGCCGAACCGGTATCAGTTTACGTGGATACTTATGGTACAGGAAAGAAAGTTGATGACCTGACCCTTACAAAGGCAGTATTGGAATGTTTCGATATGAGACCAAAAGCCATCATTGACAAGCTTGACCTGAGAAGACCGATATACAAAAGAACCTCTGCTTATGGGCATTTCGGGAACATCATAGGAGACGAAGACCGAACCTGGGAAAAGACAGATATGACTATAAGCTTTGACGAAGCGGTAAAGCAGGTAATAAGAAGATGA
- a CDS encoding HD domain-containing protein, with protein MKDKFISIFEENIQRDGSTELLNWLKKSDFFTAPASTKYHLSREGGLCEHSIHVYERLLNYVTREMIDVSAETIAICGLLHDVCKVDFYKTELRNAKDEYGQWVKVPYYTVEDKLPYGHGEKSVYIVSGFMRLSREEAMAIRWHMGSFDDSVRGGSYTLNNAFERYPLSLMLHIADLEATYLDEKE; from the coding sequence ATGAAAGACAAATTTATAAGTATATTCGAGGAAAATATTCAAAGAGATGGCTCAACTGAGCTTCTTAACTGGCTTAAAAAGTCGGATTTCTTTACAGCACCGGCAAGTACCAAATACCATCTGAGCAGAGAAGGTGGATTATGCGAGCATAGCATTCATGTTTATGAAAGGCTGCTCAACTATGTGACCCGTGAGATGATAGATGTTTCAGCAGAGACTATTGCAATATGCGGATTGTTGCACGATGTTTGCAAAGTTGATTTTTATAAGACGGAACTCAGAAATGCAAAGGATGAATATGGGCAGTGGGTTAAAGTACCGTATTATACGGTAGAGGATAAGCTCCCATACGGGCATGGTGAAAAGTCGGTCTACATAGTGAGCGGGTTTATGAGACTCTCCAGGGAAGAAGCAATGGCTATCCGGTGGCACATGGGAAGTTTCGATGACTCTGTGAGGGGAGGAAGCTACACCCTGAACAATGCATTTGAAAGGTATCCACTTTCACTGATGCTTCACATAGCAGACTTAGAAGCTACTTATCTGGATGAAAAAGAGTAA
- a CDS encoding DUF5651 domain-containing protein has translation MKTYMNRIDREHHLMMLVTWDYLGNWLEKTSCLTTEERKRIKTAATHLLHASDSIVGRLEVDYAKKLMRDAKNTEVRIVDRVNEKLGRTEGGRYIDIEDLYDLASFSLKECVGCNKTNHKECERYKLFMKLNIPVAQEQTDGCPYEN, from the coding sequence ATGAAAACCTACATGAACCGAATTGATAGAGAACACCATTTGATGATGTTAGTTACATGGGATTACCTGGGAAATTGGCTGGAAAAAACGAGCTGTCTTACCACAGAAGAAAGGAAAAGGATAAAAACCGCTGCTACTCATCTACTACATGCCAGCGACAGCATAGTAGGAAGACTTGAAGTAGACTATGCAAAGAAATTGATGAGGGATGCAAAAAACACCGAAGTCAGGATAGTTGACAGAGTAAACGAGAAGCTGGGGAGGACCGAGGGAGGAAGGTATATAGACATTGAGGATTTGTACGACCTTGCCAGCTTCTCCTTAAAAGAATGTGTCGGGTGTAATAAAACAAATCACAAAGAGTGTGAGCGGTACAAGCTTTTCATGAAACTCAACATACCGGTAGCCCAAGAGCAGACAGACGGTTGCCCATATGAGAATTAA
- a CDS encoding DUF5131 family protein, which yields MNETKIEWCDMSWNPVTGCLHKCEYCYARRIANRFKRPFEAIMFENTVEESDRLFEVDEKDVKYPYPFAFKPTFHTYRLNEPKIKTKSRTIFVCSMADLFGDWVPEEWILKVFDACKAAPQHKYLFLTKNPKRYLELEKKRLLPWEDNFWFGTSVTKPDDDFAWFREKKFHWFISMEPLLEGIDITTGSGVILPEWVIIGAETGNRKGKVVPEREWLRKIIEDCRTYNIPVFMKNSLKPIWGQRIITEYPW from the coding sequence ATGAACGAAACAAAGATTGAATGGTGTGATATGAGTTGGAATCCGGTAACTGGTTGCCTTCACAAATGTGAATATTGTTATGCAAGAAGAATAGCCAATAGGTTTAAAAGGCCGTTTGAAGCGATAATGTTTGAGAATACCGTTGAAGAAAGCGACAGGTTGTTTGAGGTTGATGAGAAGGATGTCAAATATCCATATCCATTTGCATTTAAGCCTACGTTTCATACATACAGGCTTAACGAACCGAAAATAAAAACAAAGAGCAGGACGATATTTGTATGCTCGATGGCAGACCTTTTTGGAGACTGGGTTCCGGAAGAATGGATATTAAAAGTGTTCGATGCTTGCAAGGCAGCCCCACAGCATAAGTACCTGTTCCTCACCAAAAATCCCAAGCGTTATCTTGAACTTGAAAAGAAGAGACTCCTTCCCTGGGAAGATAACTTCTGGTTCGGAACAAGCGTAACAAAGCCAGATGATGACTTTGCATGGTTCAGAGAAAAGAAATTCCACTGGTTCATATCTATGGAACCACTACTTGAAGGAATAGATATTACTACTGGGTCAGGGGTAATTTTACCGGAGTGGGTAATCATCGGTGCAGAAACAGGAAACAGGAAAGGCAAAGTAGTTCCTGAACGGGAATGGCTGAGAAAAATCATTGAAGATTGCCGGACCTACAACATTCCGGTATTTATGAAAAATAGCTTAAAACCTATCTGGGGACAAAGAATTATCACTGAGTACCCTTGGTAA
- a CDS encoding RusA family crossover junction endodeoxyribonuclease, protein MKVRFTVLGEPQGKGRPKFSKRGDFVVTRTPDETVIYENLIQTEFLRQCGNVRFNDNDYLDMRIMAYYSIPSSASKKKRRMMIEKEIRPTKKPDADNIIKVVADSLNQVAYRDDSQIVDTMLRKYYSEQPRIEVVIQTTKE, encoded by the coding sequence GTGAAGGTAAGATTTACGGTCCTGGGTGAACCGCAGGGGAAAGGAAGGCCGAAGTTCAGCAAGCGGGGAGACTTTGTAGTCACCAGGACACCGGACGAAACAGTTATTTACGAGAATCTTATTCAGACGGAATTTTTAAGACAGTGCGGAAATGTGAGATTCAACGATAATGACTATCTTGATATGAGAATTATGGCCTACTACTCGATACCTTCCAGTGCAAGCAAAAAGAAGCGTCGGATGATGATTGAAAAAGAGATAAGACCGACCAAAAAGCCGGATGCGGACAACATCATCAAGGTAGTAGCGGATAGCCTCAACCAGGTAGCATACAGGGATGACTCGCAGATAGTGGACACGATGCTAAGAAAGTATTACTCAGAACAACCAAGAATTGAAGTGGTTATTCAGACCACGAAAGAATAA
- a CDS encoding ATP-binding protein: MEVSYILESVIGKAYENQPKRDDDFIGKDGLLYCGKCRTRKQSILSLPDNPSKTYKVPVMCKCREEEYRREQEEMRKREEMERVARLKGNSLMDEKFRSTTFDTFEVIKENAKLYKMCLRYAEHFDEMMEKNQGLLLYGPVGTGKSFAAACIANYLLDRMVPVVMTSFVKILQSVQFFSGEDEEQKVINRMNEAKLLIIDDLGAERNTEFALEKVYNIIDSRYRARKPLILTTNLSLMQMQETADIRYSRIYDRIFEMCYPVEFNGPSWRKEEAAKRYDEMTKFLEGEA, translated from the coding sequence ATGGAAGTTAGTTACATATTGGAGTCTGTAATAGGGAAAGCGTACGAAAACCAGCCAAAGCGTGACGATGACTTTATCGGCAAAGATGGCCTCCTTTATTGTGGAAAGTGCAGAACTCGTAAACAATCGATTCTATCCCTGCCGGATAACCCTTCAAAGACATACAAAGTTCCAGTTATGTGCAAATGCCGAGAGGAAGAGTACAGAAGAGAACAGGAGGAAATGAGAAAGCGGGAGGAGATGGAACGGGTTGCACGGCTTAAAGGCAATAGTCTTATGGATGAGAAATTCAGAAGCACCACCTTTGATACGTTTGAAGTTATAAAAGAAAACGCCAAGCTTTATAAGATGTGCTTAAGGTATGCAGAGCACTTTGATGAGATGATGGAGAAGAATCAAGGGTTGCTCCTTTACGGGCCTGTAGGAACGGGGAAAAGCTTTGCTGCTGCTTGCATAGCAAATTATCTGCTCGACCGGATGGTTCCTGTGGTAATGACATCGTTTGTGAAGATACTGCAAAGCGTTCAGTTTTTCTCAGGAGAAGACGAAGAACAAAAAGTTATAAACCGGATGAATGAAGCAAAGCTGCTCATCATTGACGACCTCGGAGCCGAACGGAACACAGAATTTGCCCTGGAAAAGGTTTATAACATCATCGACAGTCGTTACAGGGCAAGAAAGCCTCTCATCCTTACCACGAATCTTTCCCTTATGCAGATGCAGGAAACCGCGGATATACGGTACTCAAGAATCTACGACAGGATATTTGAAATGTGCTATCCGGTTGAGTTTAACGGTCCTTCCTGGAGGAAGGAAGAAGCGGCCAAAAGGTACGATGAGATGACTAAGTTTTTGGAGGGAGAGGCGTGA
- the bet gene encoding phage recombination protein Bet → MSNSLMVKYDTAFGAVEITAEDVKKYLVRGGGNITDQEIKLFLELCKYQKLNPFVGECYPIKFGNDFQLVVGYETYKRRAEENPTYAGRKSGIVVLRGDQVVQKEGTCLYPKEELIGGWCRVFRKKNGEIEETYKEVSLKEYDKGQANWKTKPCTMIEKVAVSQALRAAFPRDYEGLYTVEEAGPEGYVDADYHVVEEDEPITQEQRQQMFALAQANFGKKKGNELIASLIAEEGFQSTTGMPTSVYKRVMEKIQEAIDKAKSGDESLNDEDKGNES, encoded by the coding sequence ATGTCCAATAGTTTGATGGTCAAATATGACACAGCTTTTGGAGCCGTTGAAATTACAGCGGAAGATGTAAAGAAGTACCTGGTAAGAGGAGGAGGGAATATCACAGACCAGGAAATCAAACTCTTCCTGGAATTGTGCAAGTATCAGAAGCTTAACCCGTTTGTTGGTGAGTGCTATCCTATCAAGTTCGGAAATGACTTCCAGCTTGTAGTTGGATATGAAACCTACAAGAGAAGAGCGGAAGAGAACCCGACATACGCCGGAAGAAAGTCTGGAATAGTCGTTCTTCGTGGAGACCAGGTAGTGCAGAAAGAGGGTACATGCCTCTATCCAAAAGAGGAGCTTATCGGCGGGTGGTGCAGAGTATTCCGCAAAAAGAATGGCGAGATTGAAGAGACTTACAAGGAAGTCAGCCTGAAAGAATACGATAAAGGCCAAGCCAACTGGAAAACCAAACCTTGCACAATGATTGAAAAGGTTGCGGTTTCACAGGCACTGAGAGCTGCTTTCCCTCGTGATTATGAAGGACTTTACACGGTAGAGGAAGCAGGTCCGGAAGGATATGTAGATGCTGACTACCATGTGGTTGAAGAAGACGAACCAATTACACAGGAACAAAGGCAGCAAATGTTCGCACTTGCTCAAGCGAATTTTGGAAAAAAGAAAGGCAATGAGCTGATAGCCTCACTGATAGCAGAAGAAGGTTTCCAGTCTACGACAGGAATGCCGACATCGGTTTACAAGAGAGTGATGGAAAAAATCCAGGAAGCCATCGACAAAGCGAAGTCCGGAGACGAGTCCCTAAATGATGAGGACAAAGGCAATGAATCCTAA
- a CDS encoding transglycosylase SLT domain-containing protein translates to MRTRKRNRRTSLRLRFIVLLVFSMAASIAVTAPKETGNAVLITENPETKTEKQLYITETDESVPALETVETDETENEEFILYNVPLDAELQKYTYDICTENNVDYKMVLAMMGQESSYQEDAISKTKDYGILQINQINHKWLEDKLGIENFLDAKQNILAGVYMLADLTDKYADIDKVLMAYNCGESGAQKLWEKGIYSTEYSRKIHQLMDEMTEVEGANEKMD, encoded by the coding sequence ATGAGGACGAGGAAGAGGAATAGGCGAACGAGTCTTAGACTGCGCTTTATCGTCCTGCTTGTTTTTTCAATGGCTGCATCGATTGCAGTTACAGCACCTAAAGAAACGGGAAATGCGGTTCTGATAACAGAAAACCCTGAGACGAAAACAGAAAAACAGCTTTATATAACAGAAACCGATGAATCCGTACCGGCATTGGAGACAGTTGAAACTGATGAGACAGAAAATGAAGAGTTTATCCTCTACAATGTGCCGCTTGATGCAGAACTCCAGAAATACACCTACGATATTTGCACTGAAAACAACGTAGATTACAAAATGGTACTGGCAATGATGGGACAGGAAAGCAGCTACCAGGAAGATGCAATAAGCAAGACCAAAGATTACGGTATTTTGCAGATTAACCAGATTAACCATAAGTGGCTTGAAGACAAGCTCGGCATAGAAAACTTCCTGGATGCAAAACAGAACATATTGGCCGGAGTTTACATGCTGGCTGACCTGACAGATAAATACGCAGACATTGATAAAGTTTTGATGGCTTACAACTGCGGAGAATCAGGTGCCCAAAAGCTTTGGGAAAAAGGAATATACAGCACAGAATACAGTCGGAAAATCCATCAATTGATGGATGAGATGACGGAGGTGGAGGGAGCAAATGAAAAGATGGATTAA
- a CDS encoding DUF6273 domain-containing protein, with protein sequence MKAMLKNVEIGKTVFYGGREVMVLDHQDGKTLVLCKESIGDMPFDTDNCNDWKKSSLRKYLNGEFLNSLIKTSDMERDIEVAEVDLTADDGLTDYGTSNDKIFLLTCDQYRKYRKLIPNLNDWWWLATPYSTASNGYAHGVRGVNSDGSLYYDYACNGDIGVRPAWFLKSDILVSDEEEESGCTCIVSERTLESYSTRELLKELIRREGLEKHEDEEEE encoded by the coding sequence ATGAAAGCAATGTTAAAAAATGTTGAAATCGGTAAGACGGTTTTTTACGGAGGAAGAGAGGTTATGGTTCTTGACCACCAAGATGGAAAAACTCTCGTGCTTTGCAAAGAATCCATAGGAGATATGCCTTTTGACACTGACAACTGCAACGATTGGAAGAAAAGCTCGCTTCGCAAATACCTCAATGGAGAATTTCTGAACAGTCTTATAAAGACCTCGGATATGGAGAGGGATATCGAAGTAGCAGAAGTTGACCTTACGGCAGATGACGGTCTGACTGATTACGGAACAAGCAATGACAAGATTTTTTTACTAACTTGCGACCAGTACCGTAAGTACAGAAAATTAATTCCTAATTTGAATGATTGGTGGTGGCTTGCAACACCTTACAGCACAGCATCAAACGGATACGCCCACGGCGTGCGCGGCGTCAACTCCGATGGCAGCCTCTACTACGACTACGCCTGCAACGGCGACATCGGCGTTCGGCCCGCTTGGTTTCTTAAATCTGATATCTTGGTATCTGATGAGGAAGAAGAAAGCGGGTGCACATGTATTGTTTCCGAAAGGACATTGGAGTCGTACAGCACAAGAGAGCTCTTGAAAGAGCTTATTAGAAGAGAAGGGTTAGAAAAACATGAGGACGAGGAAGAGGAATAG
- a CDS encoding helix-turn-helix domain-containing protein — MECGCMKDSENIYLRCRKDAAKYNERLKSRENAAELLGVSVSSLANYELGVTKVIPPDVIIMMADLYNAPQLKTIYCANECPIGKGAPIATEVKSIEQVTIKLLKSLSPEKIDEIKEQLVDIAEDGVIGDDEKPDLAQIVEYLDYLIKAAGELKLISQKVLGKGRGE, encoded by the coding sequence ATGGAATGTGGCTGCATGAAAGATAGTGAAAACATCTATCTTCGCTGTAGAAAAGATGCTGCAAAATACAATGAAAGGCTTAAAAGCAGGGAGAATGCTGCGGAGTTACTGGGAGTGTCGGTTTCATCACTGGCAAATTACGAGCTCGGAGTAACAAAGGTAATACCACCGGATGTAATTATCATGATGGCAGACCTTTACAATGCTCCTCAGCTTAAAACTATATATTGTGCGAATGAATGCCCGATTGGGAAAGGGGCTCCGATAGCTACAGAAGTTAAGAGTATTGAGCAGGTGACAATTAAGCTTTTGAAAAGCCTTTCTCCCGAGAAGATTGATGAAATCAAGGAACAGCTTGTTGATATAGCGGAAGATGGAGTTATCGGCGACGACGAAAAACCGGACCTGGCGCAAATAGTTGAGTATCTTGATTATCTCATCAAGGCAGCCGGAGAGCTTAAGCTCATAAGCCAGAAGGTTCTCGGAAAGGGGAGGGGGGAATGA
- a CDS encoding helix-turn-helix transcriptional regulator, translating into MKALELKLARMRKRLSQQDMADAIGKSLVSYSKKERGEVKFTPEEITIVSAKLGLTMEQTNDIFFDNNLPFRKSEDEASPQLP; encoded by the coding sequence ATGAAGGCTTTGGAGCTAAAGCTTGCGCGCATGAGGAAAAGGCTTAGCCAGCAGGACATGGCAGATGCTATAGGCAAATCCCTTGTATCGTACTCGAAAAAGGAGCGAGGCGAAGTAAAGTTTACACCGGAAGAAATTACGATAGTATCTGCCAAGTTGGGACTTACGATGGAGCAAACAAACGATATTTTTTTTGACAACAACTTACCGTTTCGTAAGTCGGAGGACGAAGCCTCTCCTCAACTGCCTTAA